In a single window of the Lebetimonas sp. JH292 genome:
- a CDS encoding NifU family protein gives MKNFDEMNLKEKMEAIEEVIKKDILPMLAFDGGMAEILDVRESNVETHVYIRYGGACAACSSAGGATLFAIEETLRKRLNTDKIRVFPI, from the coding sequence ATGAAAAATTTTGATGAAATGAACTTAAAAGAAAAAATGGAAGCAATTGAAGAGGTAATAAAAAAAGATATTTTGCCAATGCTTGCATTTGACGGTGGAATGGCGGAAATTCTTGATGTCAGGGAAAGCAACGTGGAAACACATGTATATATTAGATACGGAGGTGCCTGTGCCGCTTGCAGCAGCGCCGGAGGTGCGACACTTTTTGCCATTGAAGAAACACTTAGAAAAAGATTAAATACAGATAAAATCAGGGTATTTCCTATTTAA
- the gltB gene encoding glutamate synthase large subunit, with product MSGLEFKDNCGFGVIANIKGKTSHKLVNDALISLERMMHRGAIAADGKSGDGSGLLFSMPEKFFKKIAKENGIDLPENFGIGVIFLKNENQKTTVEEICEKNDLKVALWREVPINIEVLGEFALKTLPKIYHAFIIPNSIIAIKRFEELLYLTRKEIENFIEDKEFYIPSFSSKKVVYKGLLMPNYIKEFYPDLADKDFEIYFALFHQRFSTNTLPEWRLAQPFRFIAHNGEINSIQANRINTLIKSESVKSNVFSKEELQKLLPVIRFDESDSSSLDRMMEFLIMNGMDFFKTIRALIPMPWQNAPYLDSELKAFYEYFSTRFEAWDGPAAVSVTDGRYIAVVLDRNGLRPAKYVITKDGRILIASEYGVLDLNDTEIIERGRLQSGQMIGIDTKFGVVLKNKDIDEYLKSSNPYTKWLNENMMYLQEYIENPYSIDENINLNDLVYKQRYAGITKEIINLVIKPMMNDAKEPTGSMGDDSPLACFSNYPFRSFNDFFRQKFAQVTNPPIDSLREKIVMSLNTGFGEVHNILNEAPEHAKRVKTTSPILTQTKLEVLKSFGDENSPKFESDYKNAFYSTLFKNNLKGTLEKLTDKIVKDVKNGVRIIFLDDRNIDKDHKAIPMAMVIGRLHKKLLDNKLRHLTSIVAITNEITNPHDAAVLIAYGASAIYPYLLFKTVTQIAKEENIDREDALFNVHSALNKGILKIMSKMGISTIASYRNSALMDIIGLSEEITKECFIGSKTLLPGLTFKDIEEKINIRHKKAFEEDKLDAGGVIKYRRNGEYHEITPELTKTFKRMLSGEKKDYEEFKKLVENRRPTYIRDFLDINSDKKPVSINEVESAQNIVKRFIGAAMSIGALSPEAHEIIAQAMNELGAKSNSGEGGEDKKRNKTIKQSKIRQVASGRFGVTPEYLVNAEEIQIKVAQGAKPGEGGQLPGFKVSTYIAKLRHTTPGKTLISPPPHHDIYSIEDLAQLIFDLKQINPTATISVKLVSTAGVGTIAAGVAKAYADKIVISGSEGGTGAAPITSIRHAGNPWEIGLIEAHNSLKENQLREFVSLETDGGLKIGKDVIFAALLGAEYYAFGTSLLMAVDCIFCRSCQTNKCPVGITTQNPDYRAKFKGNVDKVKKYLLNLAEDVREHLAKMGYKSLDEIIGRNDLIKIKDIPEAKKFDFSALFRKVEGLNTKQKENVPFDKNEFEKELLNKVIETIKNPNHKSVVKAKIINLNRSFGAIISGVIAKYYGDNGLNDDSIIFELKGVAGQSFGVFLSKGVTLKLKGVANDYVGKGMAGGKIIITPKKEGAAAGNTCLYGATAGKLFIAGIVGERFAVRNSGAVAIVEGTGDHPCEYMTGGEVIILGETGINFGAGMTGGVAFVYDKKHNFVDKINPELIEIRRIDIDENEKPKIYLKKRLIEYYNATGSEKAKFILDNFRSEVRHFWLVTPKDNRPPLDPNDMD from the coding sequence ATGTCAGGATTAGAATTTAAAGACAACTGTGGCTTCGGAGTAATAGCCAATATTAAAGGAAAAACTTCCCATAAATTAGTAAACGACGCACTAATTTCACTTGAAAGAATGATGCACAGAGGCGCTATTGCAGCTGATGGAAAAAGCGGTGATGGAAGCGGACTTCTTTTTTCAATGCCTGAAAAATTTTTTAAAAAGATAGCAAAAGAAAACGGTATAGACTTACCTGAAAATTTTGGTATAGGCGTAATTTTTTTAAAAAATGAAAATCAAAAAACAACAGTGGAAGAAATATGCGAAAAAAATGATTTAAAGGTGGCTCTTTGGAGAGAAGTACCTATAAATATTGAAGTTTTGGGGGAATTTGCCTTAAAAACCCTTCCTAAGATTTATCATGCATTTATAATTCCAAATTCCATTATAGCAATAAAAAGATTTGAAGAACTTTTATATCTAACAAGAAAAGAGATAGAAAATTTTATAGAGGACAAAGAATTTTACATCCCTTCTTTTTCAAGCAAAAAAGTGGTTTATAAAGGTCTTTTAATGCCAAATTATATAAAAGAATTTTATCCTGATTTGGCAGATAAGGATTTTGAAATTTATTTTGCTTTGTTTCATCAAAGATTTTCTACAAACACCCTGCCGGAATGGAGACTGGCACAGCCTTTCAGATTTATAGCCCATAACGGTGAAATAAATTCAATACAGGCCAACAGAATAAATACGCTGATTAAAAGCGAATCAGTAAAATCGAATGTATTCAGCAAAGAAGAATTACAAAAGCTCCTTCCGGTAATAAGATTCGATGAAAGTGATTCAAGTTCACTTGACAGGATGATGGAATTTTTAATAATGAACGGAATGGATTTTTTTAAAACAATTAGAGCGCTAATTCCAATGCCTTGGCAAAACGCCCCTTATCTTGACAGTGAACTAAAAGCGTTTTATGAATATTTTTCAACTCGTTTTGAAGCGTGGGACGGACCAGCTGCTGTAAGTGTAACTGATGGAAGATATATTGCCGTAGTACTTGATAGAAACGGACTCAGACCGGCAAAATATGTAATCACAAAAGACGGCAGAATTTTAATAGCAAGTGAATACGGGGTACTTGATTTGAACGATACAGAAATAATAGAAAGAGGAAGACTTCAATCCGGCCAGATGATAGGTATAGATACAAAATTCGGCGTAGTGCTTAAAAATAAAGATATAGACGAATATCTTAAATCAAGCAATCCTTATACAAAATGGCTTAATGAAAATATGATGTATCTTCAGGAATATATTGAAAATCCATACAGTATAGACGAAAATATCAATTTAAACGATTTGGTTTATAAACAAAGATACGCCGGAATAACCAAAGAAATTATAAATTTGGTAATAAAACCTATGATGAATGATGCAAAAGAGCCTACCGGAAGCATGGGAGACGACTCTCCTCTTGCATGTTTTAGCAATTATCCTTTCAGAAGTTTTAACGACTTTTTCAGACAAAAATTTGCGCAGGTAACCAACCCTCCCATTGATTCATTAAGAGAAAAAATTGTAATGAGTTTAAACACAGGTTTTGGAGAAGTTCATAATATTTTGAATGAAGCACCGGAACATGCAAAAAGGGTAAAAACAACTTCCCCTATTCTCACCCAGACAAAGCTTGAAGTATTAAAAAGCTTCGGTGACGAAAATTCGCCTAAATTTGAAAGTGATTATAAAAACGCCTTTTATTCAACACTGTTTAAAAATAATTTAAAAGGGACTCTTGAAAAATTAACCGATAAAATAGTAAAAGACGTAAAAAACGGTGTTAGAATCATTTTTCTTGATGACAGAAATATAGATAAAGACCACAAAGCCATACCGATGGCCATGGTAATCGGCAGACTCCATAAAAAACTTCTGGATAACAAATTAAGACATCTTACAAGCATAGTGGCTATTACAAATGAAATCACAAACCCTCATGATGCGGCTGTACTGATAGCATATGGGGCAAGCGCCATTTATCCGTATTTACTGTTTAAAACAGTTACCCAAATAGCAAAGGAAGAAAACATAGACAGGGAAGACGCTTTATTTAACGTTCATTCGGCACTTAATAAAGGTATTTTAAAAATAATGTCAAAAATGGGAATTTCCACAATTGCAAGTTATAGAAATTCAGCCCTAATGGATATAATCGGCTTAAGCGAAGAAATTACAAAAGAGTGTTTTATAGGAAGCAAAACCCTGCTTCCGGGATTAACTTTTAAAGATATAGAAGAGAAAATTAATATCCGTCACAAAAAAGCATTTGAAGAAGACAAACTCGATGCCGGAGGGGTTATAAAATACAGACGAAACGGAGAATACCATGAAATAACTCCGGAGCTGACCAAAACATTCAAAAGAATGTTAAGCGGAGAAAAAAAAGATTATGAAGAATTTAAAAAATTAGTTGAAAACAGACGGCCGACATATATAAGAGATTTCCTTGACATAAATTCAGATAAAAAGCCGGTTTCAATTAATGAAGTGGAAAGTGCCCAGAATATTGTTAAAAGGTTTATAGGCGCAGCTATGAGTATAGGAGCATTAAGCCCCGAAGCCCATGAAATAATTGCCCAGGCTATGAATGAACTCGGAGCCAAAAGCAATTCCGGTGAAGGAGGGGAAGATAAAAAAAGAAATAAAACAATAAAACAAAGTAAAATTCGCCAGGTTGCATCAGGAAGATTCGGTGTAACGCCTGAATATCTGGTCAATGCCGAAGAAATTCAGATAAAAGTGGCTCAGGGTGCAAAACCGGGTGAAGGAGGACAGCTGCCGGGCTTTAAAGTTTCTACATATATTGCCAAACTAAGACACACCACACCTGGTAAAACATTAATTTCACCTCCTCCGCATCATGATATTTACTCTATTGAAGATTTGGCTCAGCTTATATTTGATTTAAAACAAATTAACCCAACAGCCACAATCAGCGTAAAATTAGTTTCAACCGCCGGAGTGGGGACTATTGCCGCCGGGGTAGCCAAAGCATATGCCGATAAAATCGTAATAAGCGGAAGTGAAGGCGGAACAGGTGCCGCCCCTATAACATCTATAAGACATGCCGGCAATCCATGGGAAATCGGCTTGATAGAAGCCCATAATTCATTAAAAGAAAACCAATTAAGGGAATTTGTTTCTCTGGAGACAGACGGAGGATTAAAAATTGGAAAAGATGTAATATTCGCTGCCCTTTTAGGAGCGGAATATTATGCGTTTGGTACAAGTTTGTTAATGGCAGTTGATTGCATATTTTGCAGAAGCTGTCAGACAAATAAATGTCCGGTAGGTATTACTACTCAAAATCCCGATTACAGGGCTAAATTTAAAGGCAATGTTGATAAAGTAAAAAAATATTTACTTAATCTTGCCGAAGATGTTAGAGAACATTTAGCAAAAATGGGATACAAAAGTTTGGATGAAATAATAGGCAGAAACGACTTAATAAAAATAAAAGACATTCCAGAAGCTAAAAAATTTGATTTTTCAGCACTCTTTAGAAAAGTAGAAGGTTTAAACACAAAACAAAAAGAAAACGTTCCGTTTGATAAAAACGAGTTTGAAAAAGAATTACTAAATAAAGTAATAGAAACAATTAAAAATCCAAACCATAAATCTGTGGTAAAAGCAAAAATCATTAATTTAAACAGAAGTTTCGGGGCAATAATAAGCGGTGTAATAGCAAAATATTATGGTGACAACGGTTTAAATGACGATTCTATTATTTTTGAATTAAAAGGTGTAGCAGGGCAAAGTTTTGGGGTATTTTTAAGTAAGGGCGTAACATTGAAACTAAAAGGAGTTGCAAACGATTATGTAGGTAAAGGCATGGCCGGAGGAAAAATTATAATTACCCCTAAAAAAGAAGGGGCGGCGGCAGGTAATACATGCCTTTATGGGGCAACCGCCGGAAAACTTTTTATTGCGGGTATTGTAGGTGAACGATTTGCAGTCAGAAATTCCGGAGCCGTTGCAATAGTAGAAGGAACGGGAGATCATCCTTGTGAATATATGACAGGCGGAGAAGTAATTATCCTTGGAGAAACTGGTATCAATTTCGGTGCAGGTATGACAGGCGGGGTTGCATTTGTATATGATAAAAAACACAATTTTGTAGATAAAATCAATCCTGAACTTATAGAAATCAGAAGAATAGATATAGATGAAAATGAAAAACCAAAAATTTATCTTAAAAAAAGGCTTATAGAATATTATAATGCCACAGGAAGTGAAAAAGCTAAATTTATTTTAGATAACTTCAGAAGCGAAGTAAGACATTTTTGGCTTGTAACACCAAAAGATAACCGCCCTCCTCTAGATCCAAACGATATGGATTAA